TGGGGTCCGAAGACCTGTGACCCGCTGAACGCGCGCCAGGGGCGGGTTGGCACGACCTCCCGCCCGAACGCACGCGGAACGCGTCGAACGTTTCGACCCACTTCCCAACACTTCATCTGGAACATCGTGGCCAAGCGCCGCTGGTTACCGCCAGCGGCGTGAAGAGCGCGGTGACACGAGACCATGAAACACATCATTGCCCTGCTGCTCGAGAACGAGCCCGGCGCGCTGTCGCGCGTGGTGGCCCTCTTTTCCGCCCGCGGCTACAACATCGAGAGCCTGACCGTCGCCCCCACGGAAGACGCATCGCTCTCGCGCATGACCATCGTGACCACTGGGTCCGACGACGTCATCGAACAGATCACCAAGCACTTGAACCGGCTCATCGAAGTGGTCAAGGTGGTGGACCTCACCGAAGGCAGCTTTACCGAGCGTGAACTCATGCTCATCAAGGTGCGCGCGGTGGGGAAGGAGCGCGAGGAGATGAAGCGCATGTCCGACATCTTCCGCGGCCGCATCATCGATGTGACCGAGAAGAGCTACACCATTGAACTCACCGGCGATTCCAGCAAGCTCGATGCCTTCCTCGAGGCCATCGACCGCACCGCCATTCTTGAAACCGTGCGTACCGGCGCCAGCGGGATCGGTCGCGGCGAGCGCATCCTGCGCGTCTGATCCACCCCCGACCCGCTATTACTTGAACTGATTTTTAGGAGCGATACATGAAGGTTTATTACGACAAGGACGCCGACCTCAGCCTCATCAAGGGCAAGAACGTCACGATCATCGGCTACGGCTCGCAAGGCCACGCCCACGCCCAGAACCTGAACGACAGCGGCGTGAAGGTCACCGTCGGCGTGCGCAAGTCCGGCGCGTCGTGGGGCAAGGCC
This genomic stretch from Piscinibacter gummiphilus harbors:
- the ilvN gene encoding acetolactate synthase small subunit produces the protein MKHIIALLLENEPGALSRVVALFSARGYNIESLTVAPTEDASLSRMTIVTTGSDDVIEQITKHLNRLIEVVKVVDLTEGSFTERELMLIKVRAVGKEREEMKRMSDIFRGRIIDVTEKSYTIELTGDSSKLDAFLEAIDRTAILETVRTGASGIGRGERILRV